The sequence below is a genomic window from Cryobacterium arcticum.
CGAAAGTTCTGTATCTCGATGCGTCGTACCCTCATATATTGACCCCCTGTTCTGAGTATGTCAGGGGTGTCTCGGTGGGTTGCAGCTCCAACTCTCACGAATAGTTGTGTCCCAGGTCACGTACGCCCGGTAACGACCGTTTCAGCCGCTGTGCAATGAACGAAACGGCCGCACCATCAGCGAGCGGGATCGCCCAAGAACGGACAGGACCCGACTCGCTCGGCTCGGCTCGAGGGCTCAACCTCACAGAACCACCTTGGAAGCAGGCGCCAACTCCGAGGAGTTCAACCACGCGGCTCGGGAGGAAGATACATCGCTGTGAAAGGCTACTAATCGGCGCAGGGTCCCCAGGCCAGGATTATGCTCAGTCGCGATCCTTTTAACCGATTGCGAGACACGAATGACTGAAGCACTACCCGAAGAGCTATTCGTGATCGTCACCAGAGACGCAAACCCCATCGTGAAATGGAATATGAGCCTGGGACGCATCGCGTCCGCGGGGCTGGCGTATGCCGAGCAGAATCCTGAGACATATGCTGTACAGCGCGACGAATGGTTGCCATGGATTCCCAATCCGAACTACAACACATTCGTAGGGTTCCATTCACTGCGGGTGTCGAGCGATATGCGCGCGGAGTACAACGCTGAGTTAAGCCGGATCAGGTACTTCAAAGACTTGCCATCTCGGCTTGCCTGTCTGTACACGTGGGGTTCGATAGACGACGCGGTGCGGGCTAGGACGACAATGAGAGGCAGATTTATCGGGACTATTTTGCAATGTCGACCAGTGAAAACACTTCGGTCAGCTCGGTGCAACAGCGCGCTAGTCAACTTCGCACAGCGCGGTGAGCGAGGTGGATTCTTTACTGATCAGGCCTCCGTCGACCAAATCTGGAGAACTTATTGGTCAGGCTCGAGCGAGGTGCACATGATGGAGAGGCCGAACATGCTGGATCCATCTGGACCGCCTGAGAAATTGGAGATGTCAGCGGAACCGCTTTGGGAATGGCTGATAGACGGGGCTCTCGAAATTGTCGCTGAAGTGACGCCACCAACAACAACTCACGGGACTGCAACCTAGCGAAGTCTTAGGTATCTGCGGTTGGCGGGCGTGCAAGACTGACGCCATGCATACGATCCTGGTTTGGACCTACATCGATGCCGACCTCATCAGGAGTGAACACATCTAGAATCGGCGTGCGCCGAAAGCTGGGACGTCGTCGCTGTGCCCCGCTCGGTTGATTGGGAGCGTCTTGCGTCGTTCGATCGGTCGGTGCGACCGGCCATGTTCCACTTCATCGGACACGGAGACGCCAGCGGGAGCCTCTTCGTTCGTGAGGATGGCCCGTCCTGAGGCCGCCCGGCCGCGGACGTCATCCAGCTCGGTCGTGCCCCCCTTCGGCTTTCCATAATCCCTACCGTTCGAGACCTTGGGTGTCACTGCTACGCAGAAGAATCCCTCTGTTCGACTAAGTACACCCTGATGGACGAACTCAACGAGGCCATTGAGCTAGCCGTGTCGCGCCGCGGGTGGTCCCCGCTTGTCGCGGACTTGCTTGGTGCTCCACCACGTGGCCAGTCATGGACGCCATGATGCTGAAATGAAGTTCATGAAGGTTCAGCGCTTCTCGCTTCTGAGGGATTGTGCGGTGGGCGGGTACTGTGCCTCGAGTCACCCACCCCACCCTAAGCTGCGCATTGGAGCATCGGGCACCGATACCGCACCCGTCTCGTGGCCTCTTGCTCGAGTTCTTGGCGCGGTCACCGCACAATAGGATCCGAACATGACTGAAATCGGCGTCAGCGATTCGCCCGTGAAGATCCTCGTCTGGGCCCAGCTTTTGGGCGCACAGAATCTGATCTACGCAGAGCATGAAGTGATGCAGATCGAGGAGCTTGGATCGAGAGGAAATTGCGCAGTTCGGGTCGAGCACGATCGATCTTGGACGGACCTGGCCGAGGTGTTAAGTGATTTTCGGCCAGACATCTTTCACTTCATTGGGCATGGCAGCAAGGGAGACCTAATTGCCCTAGACATGAACGAGTCTTCGCCGTTCCCTATGGAGGGCAGGATCACTCCCGAAAGACTAGTAGCCACCTTCCGCGATGATACGAATCATGTCGCTGGGCTTTTCCTTAATGGCTGCGATACGGCACACTGGGCACCACATTTCATTCCCGAAGGTGGATGGGTGATCGGGTCCACGCATCCGCTGAGCGACGATTTAGGTGCGTTTTTCGCTCCGCTGTTCTATGGATACTTGCTGGCGGGCAACCTCGACTCCGTAGCCTTCGATCATGCGCTAAACGACCTGAGGGAAGTGGCGACCGATGCAGAGATGCCGACCCTCGTCCGGTGGATCGCCGATCCAGAGCCGAGTGACTTCCTGCAGAAGATCTTCAGCCGGCAGGCCTTCCTTCTCTGCGCAGCGGACGAGGGTTCACTTGTCGACCTGAGTACGGCGCTCAAGGGTGTGCGCTCGGCGCTAGGTACGCAGTCCATCAAGACCCGCGTAAAAATACGTGGCTCGAGCACGGTGATTTGCCGGGATCCCCTTCCTGCCCAAAGCGTCACTGAAATCACTCGTGCACTCGACAAGGTCGAAGCCGATCTCCAGCACCTGAGAACGGAGTTCCCGGTCGTTGTTCGCTATATCGACGGCTGGATGCACCTCGAACTGAAGGATCGCGATCGATTCCTTCTCCTTGCAGACAAGATCGATGACTCGCGCAATTTTCTGTTGAGGAAGGTCAACCAGTGTCTTCCAGCTGCAAAGCAACTTCCTCTAATGCGACTCTCATCGACGATCCGGGGTCACGCCTAGCTGATGTGGCCCCATAGGGCGGCGCCTCACTCATGCTCGCGGCGCTGGCCCAGTCCCTAGGCGACAGCGAGCAAGAGTCCGCGATCCTGCGAGAAGCAAGCGCCGAGTTCCCTAAAAATGCCGAATTAATGCTCCGGCTGGCTACTGCAGAAAACGAGATCGCGCTGTTGGCCCGTGCTATTTTGATCGCCCCCGAATTAGCTGTGGTTGCAGGGGCGGATGCTTCCGCATTGACCCATTTCCGACGATCGCAGAATTGGCCCGCTCTGATGATGGTTCTGTAGAGCGCGCGGGACTAGTGCGCTGAATGCTCGTGAATTCAGTTGGATGTTCACCCCGGTCGTCGAGATCCGTTGGGTTCACCATCTCGCGAGTGACGATTCGATGAGTGCTATCTCGCCGCCGCGGAGACCCTAAACTACATTCGGAACAGGTTCGAAGACCTCTATCGACTGTCACGCTACGCCGCAGTAAGGGGGCAGACCGAGAAACCTGTGGAGCGGTCAAGCGTCTTGAACGCGCTGCTCTATCTTCGGTCGCAATCGCCACGTCAGTCCGCGTGGACCGACGTTTCGACCACTACCGGCGACCCTCCACGCCGATCTAGTGCCGGTATCCGACTGAACGTGGGAGACGGGGGGGCTGCTGGCCCCAGGGCCCGCTGATGAGTCGTATGGAAACGTACTCAAGCTGTCCGGCGTAGTAGCGGGTCACCTAGAGCGGGGATACCTTCTGGCCGGTGAACGTCTCGTACGAATAGAGAATCCTCGACTCAGCAGAGACTCTGCACTTCACATACTGAAGGGGGTGGCCCGCACACGGCTGGCGCCTTAGCGTAGCTCAATCGCCATTACTCAGGTGTGACGCTACAATACGGCTGATTCGCTCCGTGGAGTGAATATAGTCCCAGAGGCCTAGACTCACGGATTGGGATTAGGAATTGGATTGTACGGCCCATTCCCACCCTTTGGAAAAAGTGGGACCTGTTCTGGAAAGATCTGGTCCAGCACCGCCTCTGCGGAGGCTGCAGCGGATGCCCCTGTAGCGGCAAGGGCAATCACCCGGGCATCTCTAATTCCCCCCGCGATTGCACCAGCCGCCGCTCCGGCATCAATCTTAAGAATTTCCTTGACGCTTTTGGCCACGATTTGCGATTGACCGGTCTTGCTTGATTCAAGAAGCACATCGGTCCCCGGACCATATATCCTTCCGGTTCCGCTTGTGACGAGGTCCCTAACCGCCACCACAGTCTCTGTAGCGGTAGTTGTCTGAAACAGCTCAGCGATTAGATCGAGCCCACGATCAAGGTCATTCCTGGATCGAACGCTGTAGAGGATGGCCCCAATAACGTCCGACTCGCGCCGCGCATCGGGGGACATCTTCTTGCGAGCCTCAAGGACCATTGGCAGAACGTCTACTGCCTGTCCAAGCCCCTGGCGGCCCGTCGCGGATAGCGCCTTAGCGCCAGCCAGCATTCTAAGTAGCGCCCCGGGGCTTCGCGGCATGGCGACTTTTCCCGCGGAAGATGCGGTGAAACCCAGGTCTCCGAGTAGGTAGAACATTTTCTGTTGAACTTCCTCCACGATTTCAGTGTGAAGGCCGAATGGGTCTCGCGCCGCCATGATTTCCTCCTTCGCAATGCTCAGGCCAGCGTTACCCCCTATTCGGGTTCGCGCAATGCCCTTGGCCCGTCCAAGAGGCGAGGCACAGCCACTCAGATGAGCTCTGGCTCGGTGCGCCAACTAGGCAGCTGCGATTCTGGGCGCGCGAGTGCGGGTGACACGCTGCCACGCACCGAACTATGTGCGCGCGAGGATCAGCCTCCAACATGGAAAGCCGATGAGACACCGATGGGGCCGGAGGCGCTTACGTCAGTCCGATAAGTCAATCGCGTGGTTACGTCCCATTTCGTCAAGACCCTCTCAGGCTCGCCACCGATTTTGTTCCCACTGGTCAGCGACGTTCGAGGGCAATCCCCACATGTCAATGTGCTCGTCGTGTCGCTGGC
It includes:
- a CDS encoding CHAT domain-containing protein, producing the protein MTEIGVSDSPVKILVWAQLLGAQNLIYAEHEVMQIEELGSRGNCAVRVEHDRSWTDLAEVLSDFRPDIFHFIGHGSKGDLIALDMNESSPFPMEGRITPERLVATFRDDTNHVAGLFLNGCDTAHWAPHFIPEGGWVIGSTHPLSDDLGAFFAPLFYGYLLAGNLDSVAFDHALNDLREVATDAEMPTLVRWIADPEPSDFLQKIFSRQAFLLCAADEGSLVDLSTALKGVRSALGTQSIKTRVKIRGSSTVICRDPLPAQSVTEITRALDKVEADLQHLRTEFPVVVRYIDGWMHLELKDRDRFLLLADKIDDSRNFLLRKVNQCLPAAKQLPLMRLSSTIRGHA